In the genome of Carassius carassius chromosome 12, fCarCar2.1, whole genome shotgun sequence, the window AGCTCTCTATGTCATGTGCACAGGAATTTGGTTATCTTGTCAGAAAGAAAACACTGACTGTACTTGGACTGTttcttttccttccttccttaaACAACGCTTCGTATATTGGCCAAAAATCCTGGCAGTTAATTAATGTACTATAATAATTATTGTCAGCTTTCACAATCTTAAgacataaataaagaaaataaggcatgctttgatttattttggactCTAGCCCATATGCTACAGATCTTGTACGTTTACTGGCAATATTTTTCCATtcatataatgtaataaaaatagagTTTGAATGTTGTATGTTTCTCTCAGTATTTGCTGAGGCGATTCATGGGAATGTGCATCAACATCGAGATGAAATGCGGAACCAGCATTTCTTTGCTCCGGAGTATGGCAGTGAGTATCCGATGCCTTTTACTATATTATCATCATTCTCAATCTGGAAAAATTAGAAAAAACCTAGAAACCTGGGCATTTCTTTTTCAGCAAAGAAAATTAGTTTTGCTTATAATTTGTAATACATTAGAAAACTGCAAAATATAAATGTTCACTTTCATGacatttctttgttttctttttcttaagtTGCTGAAGATGACTACGCCATTGATATCTTTTCATTTGGCATCTGTGCCTTAGAGGTCTGATTATTACTTTAACAATCCTTAACTATCAAAAAAATTGcagattataataattacaaaagaaaGAGATTATGTGTGACTTAATTTTGTTTTCCCTGCTCACCTTTAGATGGCAGTACTGGAAATCCAGGCCAATGGAGACATTTCAGTTTCGAAAGAGGCCATTGATCATGCTGGACAATCACTTGAGGACCCTCTCATGAGGGTAAAAGATTTTAAGTGTATGTTTATAACTAATACAGCTCTGTTGAATGTTTGGGGTTTACTCTAATGCCTTCATCACTTACACTGACAGGAATTTATCCAGTCGTGTGTGCACACAGAAGCCAAGACGAGACCTACAGCTCATGACCTGCTGTTCCACAGAGTGTTATTTGAGGTCCACTCCTTAAAACTGCTTGCTGCACACTGCTTTATCAATAACCAGTGTAAGTGAGACATGGAAAACACTGTCGTGCATCCCTTCCTCAGAGTCCTCAGAGTAGAAATGATTTAATTCAGATCTTAAATTCCACCAAAGAGCAAAAAACTTTAGCCTTGAAACGTGTCTgctatataacaaaaataaagggATTGCatgcttttacattttattctttattattacaAAGTGAAAAGAAGTGCTCAGTGCATTTAAAATCaagtttttatttgaattgaaTCTTAATATCCAATTCCTCACAAATCAACACACATGTATTCAATCAAACAATAAATCAATGATAGACCAGTTTTCtggaagagttttctttattttcatgactatgaaaattgtagattcacactgaaggcatcaaaactatgaattaacacatgtggaacataaaagaaatgTTATGCATGGCACATTTATGCAAAAGGAAATTGTTGCTCCTTCATATTTCCATTTCTCTTTGGTTAAGGTCATAAACTTAGTTTAATTTTCTCCAGATCTCCTTCCTGAGAATTGTGTGGAGGAGAAAACAAAATCTTTTGACCCTAATGGCATCATGGCAGAGATTAATCATCGTGACCGACCTGGAGTCCATCTAAAGTAAGTTTCTCAAACAAAATTTTTGAAGTTTCTGATTGTTTCCCACTTTCCTCTGACGTccttctctctttatttttttattttttcaaggtaCTCTCACGTTTCTCCTCTGGAGCTGGACAAATTCCTTGAGGATGTGAAGTGAGTCACCGAGAACATCAGCTGATCTAAGATTTGGACTGTTTTTGTCTCCATACTTGATCATTTAAAACCTTTCTTCTGCTCAAACAGGAACGGCATATATCCCCTCATGAACTTTGCTTGTCAGCGGCCACATCCTATCCCCCGAGCTCTTTCTTTGTCACAGGAACAGATGGAGACCGTGAAGACCCCAACCCCAGAACCACAGGAGACTGAAACCAGAAAGGTTAGAATATGATTAACGTTAGAAACAATGTTGAGAGTTACTAACTCCTGATCTATTGCTCCATGAGACTCTGTCCTCTTAAAAACCTGGTGTGTTTGATTTGTGCAACAGAAAAGAGGCACTAAATAGCCAAATCCTTGTGGTTTCATACAGGTTGTCCAGATCCAATGTAATTTGGAAGTGAATGAGGAAGGCACAAGGAGTCATGTAAGAGACCATTTAGTTTTGCTTAGCTTCTTCACCTGAAAAGCTGTGGACATTGTGCATCATCTATCCTTTCTTTCTCTGtagctctctctctttttaaagaTGGATGACAGGCTTCACCGTCAGCTCAGCTGTGATGTTTTGCCAtgtaagtacattttaaaatattcaaacgtgttcttgttgcatttattttttgagaaTAAAAATGAAAGTATATGAGATGTGTGTAAATGgctcaaaaggttttttttttgttgttgttgttgttgtttttcagctGACACTCCCAAAGATTTGGCTAGTGAATTGGTTCACCATGCTTTCATCAGTGAAGTAAGCTCAAGATCTTCTAAACATCAGGCTTCTTCATGCCTTTCAGTCACATTTAGCAGATAAGAGCTTatactatatttatatacaatacttACTATATTTAAGCATATACCATATTTGCTATATAgtatatgtattgtttttttacatGCGTATACTGAATATATGTGGGTTAAGTTGATATAATCATAGTAGTTGAAAGTTGgagtttttatttgttaaatggtGAAAACCACATGAAACCCGTAAGGTATCGTTCAATTTATAGCTATTTGCTGTAATGCCAATTTCCATTTGGTGATGTGCATCATGCATATAAATTACAgggttaaaattttaattatatcaCCCAACCATAAGCAGTTTAAGAAGAATTAATAGAAAATCAGTACTTGTATATAACACATTGTGCATGATAAATCTTTAGTCCTCTAGTGTGTAGGCCAAAAAAAACCAACTCAAAAAATAGCTTTGCTTTGTGTTATTGTTattatcttgtttttgtgtcatgcaGGAAGACTGTGAGAAGTTGGCATGTTTTCTTGAGGATGCATTTTATAAGCACAGGTCAGGGACGTCCACCTCTCCTACTGCCATGGCTGTGATGTACTAAGCCCAACTAGTCCCATAATAGACAAACCGAGATTGAAGACTGGGTCAGAGCATGAGGAAAGCGATGGTGAGAGATTCAGAAGAGGGAAATGAGACCAAAACTACAACATTACATAATGAAGGTCACGACAAGATGGCTTCAGAATAAGTGACGGGCCTGGGGAAAAAAAGGCTCACACCATACCGCATGGTAGCTGCACAAACTCCAAAGAGCTCAAACTGTTCATTTTGATCTTGAAGGATCTCGAAATACTGCTATCATCTCACCATGATGAACACTTCTATCACTTGCAGAGATTCTGCTTCAGTGCCAGCATTTTGTtgtgatcaattttttttttttttttttttttgtaataacatcccTCCGAGTCATTGTGTCTATATGGCATAATCCATTGTCATCTAGCAAAGGACAAAATCTCAAACAGACAATTTTGTTCCAatataaatgtgttatttattattttaaacaattaatgCACCGACTTGGTATACATGTTTAAAAGTTCAAGCAAGGAAATGCATCAAAATGTTTAATTCTACTTTTCTAAATGATCTTGTTCTGTATGCTTTAACGAGCTGACGTTGAGTAAACAAATGTATGGTACTATGACAAAAGTGCTCTTGGAATCTGTTGTACTAATGTATTTCAACACTTTATTTTTAGATGTTGAATTTTTATTTCTAGCTCTTAATCTTGAATGATCTCACTGAGTTTAAGATGTTGATctcaattgctttttttttacacagatggTAACTTAGCAGATGACAATGGCAATAATGATATCCTTAACtagtacattaccattcaaatgtttggggtcagtaatattattatttttttttttaaagaaataaacaattttttatccagcaagggcacattaaattggtcaaaagtgacagtaaaacttttacattgttgtgaaaaaaaatcagttttgaactaaatgctgttcttttaaaccctatattaatcttataatattttaacaatattactgttttactgtatttttgatcaaacttaATTCAgcttaaaatcttactgacctcaagaACGTTTCCATCTGATATTTGCTCAGTTTTAAGCAACAAAGCAGGAGAGCATTCAATCCAGATGTCTTTTACCAAGAAAAAGCTTGAACTAGATTTTTTATTTGCCTTCTTAATGTGAATATGACCTGACCCTAGATCAGCTGTCTGCTCAGAGGTGTTAGAAATATATGGGTCCAGTTTACTTTGAATTATTTCTTAGTCCCTTACACTAATTAATGCATAGCGATAGCATACAATGAACTGACGTTTACTGAATCAGAAGAAATTATGGTTTACTTTAATAAATCCCTCCACTGGGAATGAAGGGCTTTTATTCTATTTGGCATTTACATATTACCACAGTATGCATGTTTCGTGTCATGTGAAATGATTCATATGCTATTTTGTATGTATTCTATATGTGAAAACTTGAACCTTGTCACAGCCAAAGATGTACTGGGTGCAGTGCTGGCAAGAGTGGGTACTACATTGCAAATATAGGGTCCTGTATTTGACTAACACT includes:
- the LOC132154824 gene encoding nuclear receptor-binding protein 2-like, which gives rise to MTMSVPESISGSGGKEEESEDESEILEESPCGRWQKRREQVSQGNVPGIESAYLAMDTEEGVEVVWNEVEFSDKKVFKSFEERIKEMFENLVQVEHPNIVKFHKYWLDMRESRARVIFITEYMSSGSLKQFLKKTKKNHKTMNVKAWKRWCTQILSALSYLHSCDPPIIHGNLTCDTIFIQHNGLIKIGSVWHRLFVNVFAEAIHGNVHQHRDEMRNQHFFAPEYGIAEDDYAIDIFSFGICALEMAVLEIQANGDISVSKEAIDHAGQSLEDPLMREFIQSCVHTEAKTRPTAHDLLFHRVLFEVHSLKLLAAHCFINNQYLLPENCVEEKTKSFDPNGIMAEINHRDRPGVHLKYSHVSPLELDKFLEDVKNGIYPLMNFACQRPHPIPRALSLSQEQMETVKTPTPEPQETETRKVVQIQCNLEVNEEGTRSHLSLFLKMDDRLHRQLSCDVLPSDTPKDLASELVHHAFISEEDCEKLACFLEDAFYKHRSGTSTSPTAMAVMY